The genomic DNA AATTATAAGGAATAAATTTAGCAATGATTCGTACTCTATTGATGAACTATCATACGAAAAGAATCTTTATGATAAAACACTTTCAGTACTCCTTCTGTTCAATATTGAAACCTACCGAAAATCGGAACCCAACTTCAGATTTCCGTTTGCCTACTACAAAAGTACAGACTGGAGTTTAGAACATATTCATGCACAAAAGGCCAATGATTTAAAAACAAAAAAAGAAATATTATCATGGCTCATCGATTTAGAAGCGTTAATTAAGGACAAGAAAGATGAGAATAAGGATGTTGAAGTAAATTTTATTAAAAACAAAAGTGAAATTACAGATGGACTAAACACACTATCAGATAATGAAGAAGTCAAGGATTTTAAAATAAAAGCAATAATTGCTTCACTGGAAGAAGAGACTAGTATCTATTTACAAAAAGATAGCATTAGAAATCTAGCTCTATTAGATGGAAAAACAAACACCAAGATAGGAAACAATACGTTTAAAGATAAACGCAATACTATTCTTAAAATTGACAGAAAAGAAGATGTAGAGTATACGAATTTATTTATCCCAATTTGTACAAGAAATGCCTTTATGAAATACTACTCGGGAGCTAATGTACAATTTGAACTATGGGGATTTGATGACCGAAAACTATATCTTGAGAATATAAAAAGCACATTACAAAACTACTACAAAGATGGAAACAACTAAATCAAGCAATAAATATACCTTTTGGAGTCTTATAGGTGAGCATAGAATTGAAATACCCGTAATACAACGTGATTATGCACAAGGTAGAGATAACTCAAAGGTTAATGATATTCGAGAAACCTTTGTGGCACAACTAAGGAATACAGTAGTTAATGGTGAATTGCTGCATCTTAATTTTGTGTATGGTAAAATTAGAGGCATTTTAAATGAGAAAAGGTTTAAAGATAATACTGCAGCAGTTTATAGTATGCTTGATTCGGTAAAAATATACGCCAAGAATCTGGAGTTAGATTTAAGGATTGAAATAACCGAAGAAAAAATAGACGAAGAAAAAAGCACAAAAACATCTTTTCTACCACTCGATGGGCAGCAAAGGCTTACAACTCTATACTTACTGCATTGGTATATTCTTGCACGTCTCGGTAAATATGATGAAATAGGGAAACTAAATAAGTTTAGTTATCAAGTACGACCAAGTTCTAAAGATTTTTGCAAAGAACTTGTGAATGTTATAAAAAATAAGATTACGAATTTTGACTTTACAGGGATTATATCTGAACAAATAAAAGACTCTAATTGGTTTTACACAACTTGGAGTAACGATCCTACTGTAGAGGCTATGCTCAATATGATAGATGAAATTCATAAGCAATTTAAAGATTTAGATATAGAGAAACTCAAAGAATGTTGGGAAAATCTTTCAGCAAACAATATAGTTAGCTTTGAATTTTTGAATCTCGACGATTATGATCTTACAGATGATTTATACATTAAAATGAATTCGAGAGGTGTACCGTTGACTCCATTTGAAAATTTCAAATCGTATTTATTTGAGCAAATTGAAAAATGGGATAAAGAAAATGATGCTGACAATAGTGAGAACTGTAGTTGTATTTATGTACCACAATGGACGGAAAAATTTGATACAAAATGGACTGATCTCATCTGGGAGAATAAAGATGAAAAAAATTACCTTATTGATGAAGAGTTTATGCGCTTTGTACGTAATATGGCGCAAATTTACATGGTTAGAACTGCTAAATTAACTGATGATTCAGAGGGTAAGCAGAATGATTTGATTATAAGAGAAATGGCTACCATAAAAGGAGATGATGGTGAGTACATTTACAAAAGCAATAAAGCAATATTAGAGAGTATAGTGCCTGATTACTTAGAAAATCGGTACGAATACCTTAATGAGATGTTGCTATTATTAGATAAAATTTCAGATAGTAACAGGTTGATCAATCGCATACTCAACCGAGAAGATAAAACGATTAATTATTTTGGCAAGACGAAAAATGAACCATTTAAAAATTTCATAACAGGTGTGATGTCATACCCTGACAAGGTAAATTTTTATGCAATGGCAAAATACTTACTAAAGATTGAAAATGTAGAAGATGATGCATTCTTTAGTTGGATGAGAGTTGTTAGAAACCTAGTGGAAAATAGTAGAATAGATAATGCCGCAGATTTTAAGAGAGCACTACTAGGTATTGACAACTTGAGCGATGGTATTAATAACATCTTGGACTATATAATTAATAAAGGGGAATTAGAAGGTTTTGACAAAAAGCAGGTTAAAGAAGAGATCGTCAAGGCTAAATATGTTGCTAACAATAGCTGGGAACAATTAATTATACAATTCGAAAACAATGCCTACTTCAAAGGACAGATTGGATTTTTATTTACTATGTCAAAGGAAGAAAAAAGTGAATCGCACGACCTTGAGAAGTTTAGATCTTATGGAATAAAGAGTTGCAATATTTTTGATAAGAAATACAACATAAACTCTAGCAAGCTAGAACAAAATGATAGCGTACTCCTTGAACAAGCTTTGCTTACTCAAGGTAATTATCTACTCAAGGTAGATGGCAGTAATCATAGTTTTATGAAGATGTACTCTACGGGTAAAAGAAATGATTGGAGAAGTGTGTTTTTTCAAGATGGTGATAAACTAACTCTGTACAAGCAACTACTCGATAAATTGGAGGAAACAAAAGAAATTGAGGGCATGCAAGAGTTGGTTAAAAGCACACGTACCTCAGATTGGAGAGACAAATTGCTTCTATATCCCGAACTGATTAGGTTCTGTAGGGAGAGTTTAGTTAGATTCGAAGGTGATAGGGTACTTCTGGTAGGTAGCAGTTCAGCAAGTGGTTACAATGCAGAACTATACTCGTATTCTCTATATTTAGAGCAATTCATCAAGTATAGAGGGAATGAGGAAAATGATATAATGCCTTTATTTACCAGAATAGATTACTGTTATGGACGTGGAACTTCTGAAAAAGCGTTTATCTACCTTGAATATAAAGACCTTAATAAGGTATACTATCAACTTAGAATATGCTTTGAAGCAAGTTTAAAATTATATAGACTTAGTTTGTATAAAGAGATGGATCATGAGCATGTTGATAGGTTGCTAAAGGTTTTTAGAGCAGAAAATGTGCAGCCAGAAGGGAAAGAATATTTTTTGAAGGATGAAGCGAATGGTACTATACTGGCTCATTATACAATAGAGAAGAGCCTTGAATTGAAAGGAAAACTTTTGGCAGAAGTTGATTTAGTAACAGAGGGATAGAATTGAATTTGGATTAACAATCAAACACATAAATGGGCTGTCCAAAAAGAATGGGACAGCCCATTTTTTTGCCTTTTTTATTCACTTTACTATATAAGAACGAATACAAAAATTCAATTTTTCAGAAAATGAGCAGACTTTTTTGTCAGCCTCTTTAATAAATTGAGTTCAACTTATTTTGCGTGGCTGATACCTCTGACTTTTTTGTCGTAGATATCGTTGAACCAAATGTGCTTGAACATGTGGTTTACTTTGTCTTCTGAGAGTTTGTTGTAGAAGTCGAGCTTGGTGTTAATGAAATTTAGCAGTTCGTTGTCTATCTCCTCAAAGAATTTATCCTGGATGTTATCTTTGGTGTTGTGGGCATTGAAGAATGACATTAACTCTTGGTTGTCGTAGATGTTCTTCTTCATTCGCTCAAAATCTACCTTATCTTCATCCTTAAGTTCTAGGCCAAAGGTGTCGTTTAGGGTTTTGATGATATGGCTAAGCAAATCGAACTCACTCTCGGCTGGTTTTGCGCTGCCGCCCGGTGTCATGCCTTGCATGGCGGTATCGGATGATTCGAGGGTTAAATCGGTGGTATACTGATGCTGTAGTTTATAGCTGTCGAGGTCTACCTCCTCTAGCACTTCGGTTGGTAGGGCTTCCTTTGTGTATGGTAGCTTTTTATAGAGGTTCGTAAGCAGTACATAGTACTTCTCGAGCAACACATCGGCAAAGGTCATTATTGGGGCAATGAAACGGTAGAAGCGAATGTAGTTTTTACAGGCCGTTTTAAATTCGAACTGCTGCTCGGCATCCAACTCTATGGAGTACCTGCGAACAATTTCGTTAAGAATGGGCTGAAGCTTTTCCTTGTGGTCGCCCTTTTTAAAGAATAGTTCGGCAAAGCGCTCGATGTCGTTCCCGTAAATGATGTTGAACGAGTCTATCTTATTTTGAATATCGTAGAGGCTGTTAGGATCGGTTTGGTCGTCGAGTTCCATGTAGTTGCTACCGTAGTATTTCTGGAAGTCTTCCTGAACCTTTTCGGGGTCGTTTACAAAGTCGAGTACCATGGTTGTATCCTTACCCGAGCAGGTGCGGTTTAACCTACTTAGCGTTTGCACGGTATTTGGCCCACCCAATTTTTTATCGACAAACATGGTATGGAGTAGCGGCTCGTCAAAACCGGTTTGGTACATGTTGGCCACGATAAGGATGCGGAATTGTGGCATCTTTAGCGCATCTGGAATCTCTATACGACCACCAAGGTTGTTCATGTTTTCCTTAGTGTAGTCCAAGCCCGTTTCGGAATCGGTAACCGTACCGCTAAAGGCAACAAGCGCCCCATAAGGAAGCCTCATTTCACGCATTATCTCATCGAATTTTCGCTTAAAGCGAACAGCATGTAGGCGAGAACGGGTTACGAGCATAGCACGAGCCTTGCCCTGAATTTCGTTCTGGGTATGTGCTACAAAGTGCTCAATCATAATGCGAGCCTTTTTCTCGATGGCGTGGTCCTGTAAATCGACGAAGGAGGCAAGTAGTCGAACCGTTTTCTTCTTGTCGTACTCCTTATCCTCGATATCTCTCCGCTTGATGAGTTTGTAGTAACGTTTCCAACTCATGTAGTTTTTAAGCACATCCTTGATGAAGCCTTCCTTGATGGCCTGCTCCATTGTGTACTTGTCGAAAGCATCCTTTTTATTGCCTATGACTGTTCCAAACATTTCGATGGTCTTGTCTTTTGGAGTTGCCGTAAAGGCAAAGAAGGAGACGTTCTTTTGGTCGCCCTTTGCCCTGATTTCCTCCATGATGATATCGTCCAACGATTTGTCGGTGCCATCCAGTTTTTCGGCTTCGTCGAGCGATAGAGTCTTACGAAGGTGGCGGGCAGCCTCGCCAGTTTGCGAGCTGTGCGCTTCGTCGATAATTACCGCGTAGGTTTTATCCCTATTTTGTACTATAGATTCGGAGATTACAGGAAACCTAAATAGGGTGGTTACAATTATTGGCGTACAGTTTTCGATTGCCTTAGCAAGAACAGAACTTGGCTGGCTGTCGTCGATATAGACAACGGCACCAGGAACCTGCTCGAACTGGCGAATACTATCCTGTATTTGCCTATTTAGCACCCTACGATCGGTTACCACAATGGTGCTGTTGAAAAGCGCCTTGTTGTCGTTGATGTTTTGGTAAAAGCCAGAGAGGCGGTGGGCAAGCCATGCAATAGTGTTAGACTTACCAGAACCAGCCGAGTGCTGGATGAGGTACTTATTCCCAACTCCATCCTTTTTGAGAGCGCTTAATAGGCGTTCTACAGCTCGGCGTTGGTGATATCGGGGGAATATCAAAACCTCCTTCTCGCTCTCCCTGATTTTTCCAGTCCTTGTATCGAAGTACTTATCCTTGTTTACCTGAACGTTGATGTAGTTCTGTGTCAGGTTAAGTAACGAGTCTTTGTTTAAGACATCCTCCCAAAGGTAAGCTGTTGCATAGTTGTTGTCGTCGGTGTTAACCAATCCCTTGTTAAAGGGCAGGAAGTAGGTGCTTTTCCTTTTTAACTCAGTACACATGGCCACCTTTTCGGTGCTAACCGCAAAGTGCACCAAGCAGCGCTTAAACTCGAAAAGCGGCTCCTTAGGGTCGCGGTCTTTGATGTACTGCTTTATGGCGTCGGAAAGGTATTGACCTGTAAGGGCATTCTTTAGTTCGATGGTAACCACCGGCATGCCATTGACAAAGAGCACAACATCCACCGAATTCTCGTTTTGATGGGAGTACTTGAGCTGGCGTACAACCGTGAGACGGTTTTTTTTGTACCAATCCCAATGCTCAGGCGATTTGTCGTGCTGGGGTTTAAAGTAAACCGTATCGAGATGCTGACCGCATATCTTAAGCTTCATGCGGAAGTAGGCAAGCGTTTTATTTTTTTCCTTGCGAATGAGCTCCGAAGCATAGTAGGCTATTTTTCTGTCGGTATCGGCACCATATTGCTCCTCGATTTTTTGATACTTTTCAAACTGCGTATCCTTAATAAAATCGATGAGGTCTTCCTGTATTAGGCATAAATCCTTATCGTAACAAGCGGTAGTTTTTGTTACATACTCGGAGAAGTCGGGATTGATGTTGCGACTTAAGTATCGAGTGATATGCTCTTCTAAGTGTTCCTCTCTGGTGCCTGTTGACATAATCTAAGCTTTATTCATTTAAAGGATTTACAACCCAATATCCACCGCTATCGCTACCGATACGACTGATGGTACCCTTATCCTTAAGGTTGGCGAGCTGTTTTTCGACGGCTCTGGATGTAATCCCAAGCCTTTCGGCCATCTCGGCAATGGTAATATGCTGGTTCTCCCAAATCATTTCCACGATTTTCACCGAACTTTTCACCGAACTTTTCACCGAACTTTTCACCGAACTTTTAGAAGGACGTTGTAAAATAACGGTAAAGATACCACTCGTGTTGAAAAGCGGCAAAGGAAGACTGGCCTCCTTCATGAGCTCGCGCATACGAACGATACCAGAGCCCAACTTCTCGACCAAGTGCATACGTGCAAAAAGGCCAAAAATAAGAGGGTTGCGGGAGTAGCTCTTGGTACCAAACTCGGCTGTAGGAATGGCGCTAACCAAACCACCTGGGTTGGAAATCTCTACCCTGTCTTCGAAAATTTCGATAAGGATAGAGCCACCCTTATCGTAGTAGTCGCGGTGCGCTAGGGCGTTAATAATAGACTCCTTAAATACCGTTTCGGGTATTTCCCAAATCTCCTTTCGAGGGCCAGACCCCTGACCTTCTATGTCGTAAGTAACATCGAGTTTGGAGCTAATCCAACTCATGGACTGCCTAAATTGAGCGTAAAGGTTTCCACCAAAAGACTTGTCGTCGGTGATGAATCGCTTGTCGGAACCGCTGTAGGCAACGCAACGAACGATGGCAGTTTCGATTATGGCGTTGGGTTCCTTACCAAAGAAAAGAACAGAGCCATTCTTAAACTGTCCCGACTCGGTAAGCAGCTTAAGGTTGCTAAAAATCTGCCCATCGGAGACGTAAGCGCCTATTTTTGATTCGGCCTTAAAGTGCTGTAGGAAATCCTCGTCAACCATAGCGGAGGGCTGGAAGGCTGGGCAGGCCACCTCGTCGAAGTATATTTTATCGGACTGCTGGAAGAAGTCGCGCATCTGCTCGGCAGTGGTTAACTTCTGGGAGTTGGGGCCAATGCGAACAAAGATGGAACCCAAAAAGACGTAGGGTTTATTTGGACCAGAAGGAACTTCGATAACCCCAATGGATTTACCATCCACCTCAACCACCGAAAGCGAGCAGGAGAGCGGGGGTGAAATCTCGCTTAGGCTGTTTTGAATGGAAGAGCGTTTGGCGTTATCAATTGGGGCGCCAACAATTTGGTTTTGGTCGTTTACGCCAATAAGCACAACACCGCCTGCCGCATTGGCAAAGGCGCAAACCTCCTCGGTAATATCCTTTACCTTGGAGGGAACCGATACCTTGAACTCTGCGTTGTAGCCTTCACCCGAGGCGGCCAACAGCTTAATATCTTCGGGTGTTACCATGTGCTTCTACTCGTTAGGTTGCCAATCTCTTAAATCAATCTTGCCTGTTACTGCCTCTGAGATTAGGGATTGGCGGTATTCTTTGAGGTTTTCAATTTGTTTAGTCGATTTTTCAATTAGGATATCGAAATCATTTGTTTTCTTTTGTAGGTATGAGCATATTTCATTTTGTTCTTCAAGTGATGGTTTGCATAGAAAAACATTGTTCAAATTGTCTTGAGTCATACTAGGTACAGCACTACTCTCTTGAAGCAGTTGAAAGGGAATCTGCTGGCATAAATAGAAAACAAACAAAGGAATACAATTCTCTCTTATTTCAGTATAAAATAATGTATCTACAGTCCAAAATGGTTCTTCAACATATTGAGGTTTGTCAATAGTACCTTTTCTTCCTAATAAAACTGAAGGTTTGTCATAAAGATATTCAGAAGCACGCCCAAATTCGCCCCCTGTACCTAAAACGGGGTATCCACCTTCTTCAATTTCAACTGGTTTTTGGTCTTTACCATTACGAATTTTGGCTATGTATTTAAATTTAACAAGTTTCCAATTTTCTGGCACCTGCCCCAGCCACTCAATGCCGCTATCCTTCATTTTTGCGTTAGGGTTGAGCCCTTTGGTAACGGCCTCGTTAATAACGGTCTGGCGCTTTTGCTTAAGGAGTGTTATGAGCTGCTCCTTTTGGGCAATAAGCTCGTCGATAATGGAGGTTTGGTGGTCGAGGTATTTGGCTATTTGGGTTTGTTCATGGATTGGAGGATGTGGAACTGTTAGACACTCTATTGTTGATTTTCCTAATCCAAAGCGTGTAACGCCATTTGAATTAGTTTCGAAATAAGCTTTAACTTGAGATGACTGAATAAATCTGAATAAGAAATTAGATATTAGTTTGTTAGAATCTGATTCTATAATAGCTAAATGATATCCACAAACTGAGTTAGGAATATCCTCCTCAATAAATGTAGGAATGCCAATATCGTTTGCACTCTCTGAATCTTTCGTAATAATAACTTGACCCTTTGCTAATGAATAGTTTTCAAATTCTTTAGCATTACAAGTTCCTTTGCTGAGTTTTGAACTTTTGTTAATTTTTTGATTATTATAAGCATCAGGGTAATGACAAATTGAGACTGACAGTTCATCTTCAAATTCATGCCTATCAACACTACTAAATTTTGTCGTAGAGTTGAATTTAAGTTTTATAGGTCGCCAATGCTCAGGTATTTCACCTAACCACTCAATCCCGCTGTTCTTATATTTTTCGTATGGCTTCATTATCCTAGCAGCTCCTTTAGCAGTTGGGTAATGCCCTTTTGGTTTGGGGTACCAAACTCGAGGGCTTCGATTTCGGCCTTAATTTTGGAAGATGGGCGCAGGCTCTTGTACTCGTAGAAGTACTTGGTAAAGTTTACCTCATAGCCAATACGGGTTTTGGTGAAGTCGATCCAGGCATCGGGCACATGGGGCAGCACCTCGGTGGCGAAGTACTCCTCGATATCTACGTTCATGGGGATGTTTTCCCTATCGCGCTTCTTGCTGTCGGGTTTAAGGTTGCCGCTGCGGTCTTTCACCTTTTTCCCCTTGCTGTCGTACTCGGGCTGCTCGATGGTTATTTGGTAGAAGCCAAAGAAGTCGTTATCGAAGATTTTGCAGTAGGGACCTTGCTCGTAGGCGTTGTAAATCCTTACGATTTCGTCGATGTGGAAATCCTCAATTTTGTTGCGCTTGTTGCCAAGGCTACGCTTTTCGGGGCGGCAGAAGCCAACGATTTTATTCTCCTTATCCTCAGGAACGTTGGCATTGATGAGCTGCACCTTGCCGCGACGGTGGGCAGGCTTGTTATTATCCAGAAACCAGATGTAGGTGTTGATACCCGTGTTGTAGAAGAGGTCTTTAGGTAGGGCTATGATACAGTCGAGCCAGTCGTTCTTGATAATCCATTTGCGGATTTCGCTCTCGCCGCTACCTGCATCGCCCGTAAAGAGGGGTGAACCATTAGTGACAACCGCAATTTTACCGCCCTCGCGCTCCATCTTGCTCACCATGTGCTGAACGAACAGCAGCTGACCATCGCTGGTGCGAGGTAGTCCCGCATAGAAGCGACCGGCAGGGTTGGCGCTTTCGTTTTGGATAAACTTGGCATCCTTAGCCCATGTTACCCCATAGGGTGGGTTGGCAAACTGGTAGTGGAAGTGCTTACCCGTAAACCTATCTTGGGTAAAGGAGTTGCCATGGCGGATATTGTCGACATTCTCGCCGGTGATAAGCGCCTCGGATTTTGCGATGGCATAGGATTGCTCGTTAATCTCCTGTCCAAACGTTTTTAGAATGGGCTTGGTGTCTGTATCGGCGCAAAGCACATCGAGCACATAGTTTTTAGCGAGATTTATCATACCCCCTGTCCCCATCGCTGGGTCGTAGATGGTACGTATGGTTCCGGGTTGCGAGAGCTTCTCCTTTTCGGTGCTGAAAACAACGCGTACCATGAGGTCGATAACATCGCGGGGGGTAAAGTGCTCCCCTGCGGTTTCATTGCTCTGCTCGTTGGAGATACGAATCAACTCCTCGAAGATGTATCCCATTGAGTGGTTATCAACCGTTTCGGGGCTGAGGTCGACCTTACAGATGGCATCTATCATCTGGTAGAGCAGCTTGTTCTTGATAAGACGACCGATAATCTTTTCGAACTGGAAGTTCTCGATGATATCCTTCACCTCTTGGTTGAACCCGTTGAGGTAGTTGTTGAAGTCAATTTCGATGGTTTTAGTATTCTCCTTAAGGCTTTCGAGGGTGTGCCTCGACGTGTTATAGAACTGTAAACCACCAGCAGCCTTGCGAAGGATTGGGTCGAGTTTATCCTCGGGTACCTTATCCTTAAAGTCGATATAGGCCTTGCGTACCTTTTCGTTTACAGGGGCGAGGATACAGTCGAGGCGACGGATAACAACGAAAGGGAGGAGCACGTCGCCAATCTCGTTCTTTTTGAAGGTATTCCAGAGTACCTTATCGGTTATCTCGAAAATGAACTTTACGTCCACCTTGTTATTGCTCATTGGTTTTGGATTTGTCGTTTTGGATTGTGGTACAAAGTAAACACTTAATAGTGCACTAGACGTGCACTGTTATGGGAAATTTAGAAATATACTTTTATACGTCATTTAAAAGCCTGTTTATTAACGACATATCATTGTTATAATTTCCGAGAATTCTGAAATTTTGAGTTGCACCTCGATTGTTAATATATGCAGCAATTGAACGGTAGTTAGATTTTAAATCTATTAAATCAGATTCAATAGATATAAAGTCAGTATCACCTTCGTGTGGCTCTATCCTATTAAAAATTCTATCGCATCTAAAATCATTTTTGCTTCTTACTGTTTTATTGTCTTTTACTTTAAATACTGCAAATCCTTTATCGCAGACTGAGTTGATGTAATTTAGCATTAACCTTCTTTTATGAATGGTTTTTGTAAAAACAACCTCAAAAATAATTGAATATGGTCTTAAGGAAGAAATAGCAGACTGTAATTCACTTGTTAATTTTTCACACCATTCCTGTGATTTATTATTGTCATTTGCAAATACAGTAAGGTGAAAATCTATTTTTAGAGTTGGTGGTAAAAAAGCATCAACTAATTGTATTAAATTTGATTTACCAACAGTTTCTCCTCTTTCTTCATCTGCAAATAGAAAATCATCTGTAATTACTAGAGCATTTGAGGGAGGAAGTGGAATACTTACTAAATTTTTCCATCCTTTATTTTTATGATCTTCGAATATTTTATCTTTTGGAAGATCTCTGTAATATGTTCCTTTTAATATGTTATCTTCAATATTTTGGGCACTTTGAACAATTACACCATAGTTTTTTTGCAATGATTCAGTCGTAATAGTATCATAGTTTAAAAAGAATGCAGACCTTGGTTTTTCTTTGATTATTGAATTATCATCATATATACTGTCAAAAAATGGTTTTAGAGCTATTGGTCTTTTACCTCCTGTTAGATTTACAAATATCGAAATTGGAGTTTCAGCATCAATCTCAGCATCAAGTTCTTGATCTGTAATATTAAGACATATATCTGCATGATTGCAGAAAATCTTGAACCAATTTGGTGAGTCTTCGTTGAAAATAACAATATTTTCAAAGATTTCCTTTTCGGCGAATATGGTGAACATTAGTTATTTCTTTGTCTTTTAATTTTCATTAGTTCTAATGTACGTAATGATGCTTCATCATAAAATCCACTCCCAAAATTCGGAGATATTGAGCCGTCAGAATTATATCCAATCTTATAAGGATTACCTTCTTCGGGAAAATAGAATAGGTTGAAAGGGTTTATATTAGGAGATACTTCTAAATCGTTTTCAGCTACAATTACTTGAGATTTACGAGTTAAGTATTCTGAGTGGGTTTCAATAATCAACTTAATATTATACTTGTCGTAAACTTCATAGAAAAGTTCAGAAAGAAGACTCTGAAGTTTTGGATGTAAATTTAATTCAGGTTCCTCAATTAAAACTGTATAATCTTTCTTGAATTTCTGAGCCTTAGCGATAATGCAACCTAGACGAACAATAAGCAGCATGGCTTGAATGGAACCCATGCCCTTATCGGCTAAGGCTATTTGTGAGTTTTTATCTGACACTAATACCTCGTAGGCTTCGCCAGCATGTAGTTCGGCAGTGAAGGAGTCGCCCACCTCAAACAGTTTCATCCACTTTTCGATGAATTTGTAGGCATCCTTGCCTTTGTCCTTATCGATGTTTAGCTGCTTGTACTCATGAATAGCTTGAGCAAGCGCGTTGTTTTTATCCCTAATGGCAAAGAGGGCTGATTGCTTGGCGGGGTTGGCGCCAAGGTATACTAGAGCTAGGTTGTCGATTGTTTGGTTGTATGCTTTTATAGCATCTCTAACTTTTTTCTCAGCATGATAAAATGCTCTTAAATCAGCAAATATTGTAGAAACCAAAGTCTTTTCTTGACTTTTTATAAATTCCGGTTTGTATTGATTATTTATTATTTCAACAATAGCTTCGTCAAGAATTTTATTTAAATCTTTTACGTTAGAAAAAAACGAAGCCAGAATAAAGTCATTGCT from Acetobacteroides hydrogenigenes includes the following:
- a CDS encoding DUF262 domain-containing protein; the protein is METTKSSNKYTFWSLIGEHRIEIPVIQRDYAQGRDNSKVNDIRETFVAQLRNTVVNGELLHLNFVYGKIRGILNEKRFKDNTAAVYSMLDSVKIYAKNLELDLRIEITEEKIDEEKSTKTSFLPLDGQQRLTTLYLLHWYILARLGKYDEIGKLNKFSYQVRPSSKDFCKELVNVIKNKITNFDFTGIISEQIKDSNWFYTTWSNDPTVEAMLNMIDEIHKQFKDLDIEKLKECWENLSANNIVSFEFLNLDDYDLTDDLYIKMNSRGVPLTPFENFKSYLFEQIEKWDKENDADNSENCSCIYVPQWTEKFDTKWTDLIWENKDEKNYLIDEEFMRFVRNMAQIYMVRTAKLTDDSEGKQNDLIIREMATIKGDDGEYIYKSNKAILESIVPDYLENRYEYLNEMLLLLDKISDSNRLINRILNREDKTINYFGKTKNEPFKNFITGVMSYPDKVNFYAMAKYLLKIENVEDDAFFSWMRVVRNLVENSRIDNAADFKRALLGIDNLSDGINNILDYIINKGELEGFDKKQVKEEIVKAKYVANNSWEQLIIQFENNAYFKGQIGFLFTMSKEEKSESHDLEKFRSYGIKSCNIFDKKYNINSSKLEQNDSVLLEQALLTQGNYLLKVDGSNHSFMKMYSTGKRNDWRSVFFQDGDKLTLYKQLLDKLEETKEIEGMQELVKSTRTSDWRDKLLLYPELIRFCRESLVRFEGDRVLLVGSSSASGYNAELYSYSLYLEQFIKYRGNEENDIMPLFTRIDYCYGRGTSEKAFIYLEYKDLNKVYYQLRICFEASLKLYRLSLYKEMDHEHVDRLLKVFRAENVQPEGKEYFLKDEANGTILAHYTIEKSLELKGKLLAEVDLVTEG
- a CDS encoding type I restriction endonuclease subunit R, which translates into the protein MSTGTREEHLEEHITRYLSRNINPDFSEYVTKTTACYDKDLCLIQEDLIDFIKDTQFEKYQKIEEQYGADTDRKIAYYASELIRKEKNKTLAYFRMKLKICGQHLDTVYFKPQHDKSPEHWDWYKKNRLTVVRQLKYSHQNENSVDVVLFVNGMPVVTIELKNALTGQYLSDAIKQYIKDRDPKEPLFEFKRCLVHFAVSTEKVAMCTELKRKSTYFLPFNKGLVNTDDNNYATAYLWEDVLNKDSLLNLTQNYINVQVNKDKYFDTRTGKIRESEKEVLIFPRYHQRRAVERLLSALKKDGVGNKYLIQHSAGSGKSNTIAWLAHRLSGFYQNINDNKALFNSTIVVTDRRVLNRQIQDSIRQFEQVPGAVVYIDDSQPSSVLAKAIENCTPIIVTTLFRFPVISESIVQNRDKTYAVIIDEAHSSQTGEAARHLRKTLSLDEAEKLDGTDKSLDDIIMEEIRAKGDQKNVSFFAFTATPKDKTIEMFGTVIGNKKDAFDKYTMEQAIKEGFIKDVLKNYMSWKRYYKLIKRRDIEDKEYDKKKTVRLLASFVDLQDHAIEKKARIMIEHFVAHTQNEIQGKARAMLVTRSRLHAVRFKRKFDEIMREMRLPYGALVAFSGTVTDSETGLDYTKENMNNLGGRIEIPDALKMPQFRILIVANMYQTGFDEPLLHTMFVDKKLGGPNTVQTLSRLNRTCSGKDTTMVLDFVNDPEKVQEDFQKYYGSNYMELDDQTDPNSLYDIQNKIDSFNIIYGNDIERFAELFFKKGDHKEKLQPILNEIVRRYSIELDAEQQFEFKTACKNYIRFYRFIAPIMTFADVLLEKYYVLLTNLYKKLPYTKEALPTEVLEEVDLDSYKLQHQYTTDLTLESSDTAMQGMTPGGSAKPAESEFDLLSHIIKTLNDTFGLELKDEDKVDFERMKKNIYDNQELMSFFNAHNTKDNIQDKFFEEIDNELLNFINTKLDFYNKLSEDKVNHMFKHIWFNDIYDKKVRGISHAK
- a CDS encoding AlbA family DNA-binding domain-containing protein — its product is MVTPEDIKLLAASGEGYNAEFKVSVPSKVKDITEEVCAFANAAGGVVLIGVNDQNQIVGAPIDNAKRSSIQNSLSEISPPLSCSLSVVEVDGKSIGVIEVPSGPNKPYVFLGSIFVRIGPNSQKLTTAEQMRDFFQQSDKIYFDEVACPAFQPSAMVDEDFLQHFKAESKIGAYVSDGQIFSNLKLLTESGQFKNGSVLFFGKEPNAIIETAIVRCVAYSGSDKRFITDDKSFGGNLYAQFRQSMSWISSKLDVTYDIEGQGSGPRKEIWEIPETVFKESIINALAHRDYYDKGGSILIEIFEDRVEISNPGGLVSAIPTAEFGTKSYSRNPLIFGLFARMHLVEKLGSGIVRMRELMKEASLPLPLFNTSGIFTVILQRPSKSSVKSSVKSSVKSSVKIVEMIWENQHITIAEMAERLGITSRAVEKQLANLKDKGTISRIGSDSGGYWVVNPLNE
- a CDS encoding restriction endonuclease subunit S, which produces MKPYEKYKNSGIEWLGEIPEHWRPIKLKFNSTTKFSSVDRHEFEDELSVSICHYPDAYNNQKINKSSKLSKGTCNAKEFENYSLAKGQVIITKDSESANDIGIPTFIEEDIPNSVCGYHLAIIESDSNKLISNFLFRFIQSSQVKAYFETNSNGVTRFGLGKSTIECLTVPHPPIHEQTQIAKYLDHQTSIIDELIAQKEQLITLLKQKRQTVINEAVTKGLNPNAKMKDSGIEWLGQVPENWKLVKFKYIAKIRNGKDQKPVEIEEGGYPVLGTGGEFGRASEYLYDKPSVLLGRKGTIDKPQYVEEPFWTVDTLFYTEIRENCIPLFVFYLCQQIPFQLLQESSAVPSMTQDNLNNVFLCKPSLEEQNEICSYLQKKTNDFDILIEKSTKQIENLKEYRQSLISEAVTGKIDLRDWQPNE